The stretch of DNA TTGAGTGACTACATCTGAGTGTGTTGTTCCTAGATCTCCATTGATAGAACATATGGGGAAGAATTTCCACCTCCATCTCACAAATACAATAACTAGAGTGTTCAGATTGCTGCTTCTTGTATTGACTTAAGATTTTAGATAATGCTACTAAGTTAAAATGGTTAACAGaaataatattactattattatgtaACTTTGTTTTGTATCATAACAGACTGAATGGAACAAGAAGGTAGCTTCAGGAGAATTTGTTCCAAATAGATATGATGACGTCTTGTCACGTAGCCTAGGTAAGAAGGAACACTCAGGTCGAGTTAGAGGATTCAGTGCAGGAGTTACTAtcaaggatgtgtttggaacatcGCATCGAATTTCTCAAAGGCCTAAGGGAATATCTGATCAAGAAGTAGCTGCAATTACGCAGAGAATACAGAAGGAAAATCAAGAGAACTTTAGCCACCTTATTCGACAAGAGGTGACTGGCATATTAAAGCGATTGGGAATGCAGCTACCAGACGATTATGATGAATATCAGAGTAGTTGTCAATCCGTGGACCCGGTCAAAATTGTAGAGAGGAGCACAGAAATACATGTCACTCCTAATCTTAAAGAATTAAAGGTATTTTTGTACTAAGAATCATTTATTATTTGACAAACATAGTAACAACTGATCAACTGGTTTTTTTTCTAACCTCTTGGTATTGTTATTCTAATGATGTCATTTTCTTCCATAAGGAATCACTTGGTATTAGTCCTTCGGCAGCCAATAAAGTAGGACAAACATCCAAAGATTGTGTCATCAAGCCTAATCCCATCGAGTTAAAGGTATTTTTCTATTAAAATACTTAATTTTATTGTACTCCATACTTATTTTGACAAACAAAGTAACAATCGATCAACTCGTTACTTGATTTTAATACGcgttttattttactttttaggAGCCAACCAATTGTCGACTAACTTGTGTTCATGATGGGGTGATTTCCAACGTTGCTGAAGCTACTGTTTACCCAAATGAAGATGACACACAATTAGTCCATGGTACGCCATTACTTGTTGGTAATGTGAGGGTGTCAATAGATAAAGTTTTGGAAGGTATCGCTTGCCCTTCACTGTCCCACAATTTCTCGAGCGTGTAGCGAGATGCGGCGGAAGTTTTGTCCAAGGGCCCAAGGAGCTAATTGTGATTGGAAACGAGGTGCGTATAGATTAAATTTTATAAGGCTGTATAATTGGTTTTTTTTGTTGATCCAGCAACATTAGAACCATTTGACCAGTTTTTTAAGTATCATCTCCCCAGTTTGCAGGCCCTTAATTTACATCAATCCTCATTCAATCATTGAGTAACTTGCAACATTCCCTAGTATAAATGCATTCATCAAACAAATGCTTGAGAGATTCTGGTTGAATGCCACATAGGCCATTCCTGCATATACTTGTTTTAttgtttctttttattgttattctaATAATGTCGATTTTTTTTCTATAAGGAATCACTTTCTATTAGACCTTCAACTGGCAAGAAACAAAAAAGAACTTCCAAAGGTTGTGTCATCAAGCCAACAAGTGCGCCTAATCCCATCGAGTTAACGGTATTTTTTTACTGCATACTTATTTTCACAAACAAAGTAACAAACATGAACTGGTTATTTAATTTTAATACaccttttattttactttttaggAGCCAACAAAGTGTCGATTAACTTGTGTTCATGATGGGGTGATTTTCAATGTTGCCGAAGCTACTGTTTACCCAAATGAAGATGACACGGAGTTAGTCCATGGTACGCCATTACTCGTTGGTAATGTGAGGGTGTCAATAGATAAAGTTTTGGAAGGTACTGCCCCACTTCCTGTTCCCACAGAATTTCTCGAGCGTGTAGCAGATGCGGCCGGAAGTTTTGTCCAGTGGCCCAAAGAGCTAATTGTGATTGGAGACAAGGTACGCATATATCAAATTTTATagctatataatttttttttgggtgtaTCCAGGACCATTAGAACCATTTGAGCCTCTTACACTAATCCACCCTATTCCCGCATATACTTGTTTTATtgtttcttgttattgttattctaaTAATGTCGTTTTTTTCCATAAGGAATCACTTTCTATTACACCTTCGGCTCCCAAGAAACAAAAACAAACTTCCAAAGGTTCTACGATCAGGCCAACAAGTGAGCCTAAGATCGATGATTATATATCAGCTATTGGACCTGAATGTAAGAAGTTACATGATTTGCTTTCCTTAATGGTTCTTGAAGCAAAAATCTTTGACGTAGTCTTGCCATCGAAAGTATTTTTCTTTGAGACGGATAAAACTATATTTGTAACGGAGGAAGATATTAACCAGCTACTTCGCATGGCTTTCTTGAATGTGTCATGTATTCAATTGTTCATGATGTAAGTTAGTATATATTCTTCTCTTTATCCATATCCTAAA from Silene latifolia isolate original U9 population chromosome 10, ASM4854445v1, whole genome shotgun sequence encodes:
- the LOC141608036 gene encoding uncharacterized protein LOC141608036, whose protein sequence is MVRHYLLESLSIRPSTGKKQKRTSKGCVIKPTSAPNPIELTEPTKCRLTCVHDGVIFNVAEATVYPNEDDTELVHGTPLLVGNVRVSIDKVLEGTAPLPVPTEFLERVADAAGSFVQWPKELIVIGDKESLSITPSAPKKQKQTSKGSTIRPTSEPKIDDYISAIGPECKKLHDLLSLMVLEAKIFDVVLPSKVFFFETDKTIFVTEEDINQLLRMAFLNVSCIQLFMMYLQKHCEEKNEGSSSIAFLCPTIISQIGDDKELNNEVMKYVENSLYQMKNVGIVLVPFCQE